A genomic window from Sporosarcina sp. Marseille-Q4063 includes:
- a CDS encoding metal-dependent hydrolase — protein sequence MKISRLGHAMFLLESNGGSRYLIDPFFDMNPGFPKSLDNDEFYNSIDAVFLTHGHFDHTSGLDKLVAINSKLLIVAQYELAFILMQKGMENVYPINLGGSINLADVSATMVPAKHSSSYGETEGPPMYAGEAAGFVFDFHNSLTLYHSGDTAVTSDIKLIQEIYNPTVAILSSSGHFTMGPKEAAYTVKNLLDVEYVIPSHTFPTKETAASKENYDLLLAGFPIVAEMIDKDQELAELLEDYEKTEVIVLGFGEEHEF from the coding sequence TTGAAGATTTCACGTTTAGGCCACGCTATGTTTCTATTAGAAAGTAACGGTGGTAGCAGGTATCTGATTGACCCATTTTTCGACATGAACCCAGGATTTCCAAAGTCATTAGACAACGATGAATTTTATAACTCGATTGATGCTGTTTTTCTTACACATGGACATTTTGACCATACAAGTGGTCTAGACAAATTAGTAGCAATCAACTCCAAGCTCCTCATTGTCGCGCAATATGAGCTGGCATTTATTTTAATGCAAAAAGGCATGGAAAATGTTTATCCGATCAATCTTGGGGGTTCCATTAATTTAGCCGATGTCAGCGCTACAATGGTGCCCGCGAAGCATAGTTCCTCTTATGGTGAAACGGAAGGACCTCCTATGTATGCCGGAGAAGCAGCGGGTTTTGTTTTTGACTTTCACAATTCCCTTACGTTATACCATTCCGGCGATACTGCTGTCACGTCTGATATTAAACTCATTCAAGAAATATATAATCCGACCGTCGCTATTTTGTCCTCATCTGGCCATTTCACAATGGGCCCAAAAGAGGCTGCCTACACCGTTAAAAATCTATTGGACGTGGAATATGTTATTCCAAGTCATACTTTTCCTACAAAGGAAACTGCCGCTTCCAAGGAAAACTATGATCTCCTACTAGCAGGGTTTCCTATCGTTGCTGAAATGATAGATAAAGACCAAGAATTGGCTGAGCTACTAGAAGACTATGAAAAAACAGAAGTCATCGTTTTAGGTTTCGGAGAGGAACATGAATTTTGA
- a CDS encoding DUF346 domain-containing protein, translating to MYRYNRQPQTNVRGQPDAQVIMRILRTQHDNLYSQLEQAGMNRSITDYLFLLVVNYTLNQANTNQSANQIYNQFQRQIPWLNLFLRQLNIPKNLFDRVLIRVIQITLNELGNGGGQPGQGWIGWEDLGGVLTSAPAVASWQPNRLDVFVRGTDQSLYHKWWDGRNWSDWETLGGILTSAPAAVSWGPNRIDVFGRGTDNSLYHKWWDGSRWSDWENLGGVLTSGPAVSSRRPNQLDVFVRGTNQRLYKKTWNGSSWEDWEDLGGSLTSEPAAVSWGPNRIDVFARGQNQDLIHKWWDGSDWSNWESLGGVLTSAPAVSSRRPNQLDVFVRGTNQGLYQRTWNGSRWEDWVAIGGTLTSAPAAVSWGPNRIDVFARGENQNLIHLYRNR from the coding sequence TTGTATAGATATAACAGGCAACCACAAACGAATGTGCGCGGGCAGCCAGATGCACAGGTAATTATGCGGATACTTCGTACGCAGCACGACAACTTATATTCGCAGTTAGAGCAAGCTGGAATGAACCGAAGCATAACTGATTATTTATTTTTACTCGTTGTCAATTATACACTCAACCAAGCAAACACAAATCAATCTGCAAATCAAATATACAATCAATTTCAAAGGCAAATCCCTTGGTTAAATCTATTCCTCAGACAATTGAACATCCCGAAAAATTTATTTGATCGAGTATTAATCAGAGTCATTCAAATAACTTTGAATGAACTTGGTAATGGCGGTGGGCAACCCGGTCAAGGCTGGATAGGTTGGGAAGACTTGGGAGGGGTATTGACATCCGCCCCGGCAGTAGCTTCTTGGCAACCAAATCGGCTCGATGTTTTTGTAAGGGGGACAGATCAAAGTCTTTACCATAAATGGTGGGATGGACGCAATTGGAGCGATTGGGAAACACTTGGCGGTATATTAACCTCAGCCCCGGCGGCAGTTTCCTGGGGACCTAATCGGATTGATGTCTTTGGAAGAGGAACAGACAATAGTTTGTACCATAAATGGTGGGATGGAAGTCGTTGGAGCGATTGGGAGAACCTTGGTGGCGTCCTAACTAGCGGCCCTGCTGTATCTTCACGTCGCCCGAATCAACTTGATGTATTCGTCAGGGGGACAAATCAAAGACTTTATAAAAAAACATGGAATGGCTCCAGCTGGGAGGATTGGGAAGACCTTGGCGGTTCACTAACCTCTGAACCAGCGGCTGTATCTTGGGGACCCAACCGAATTGATGTATTCGCCAGGGGACAAAACCAGGATCTGATTCATAAGTGGTGGGATGGATCTGATTGGAGTAATTGGGAAAGTCTTGGGGGTGTATTGACAAGTGCTCCTGCTGTCTCCTCACGCCGTCCAAATCAACTCGACGTTTTTGTGAGAGGTACAAATCAAGGGCTTTATCAAAGAACATGGAATGGTTCTCGTTGGGAAGATTGGGTAGCTATTGGCGGCACTTTAACATCAGCACCCGCAGCAGTGTCTTGGGGACCAAATCGAATTGATGTATTTGCTAGAGGGGAAAATCAAAACCTTATCCATTTATATCGCAATCGTTAA
- a CDS encoding VOC family protein, translating into MKLGAFSISLTVKDIQKSKEFYENLGFQDLGGDITQGWLILKNESTVIGLFQGMFEKNMLTFNPGWDQNAQNLDSFADIRELQAELKEKGIKFLTEADESSEGPASFTIEDPDGNPILVDQHR; encoded by the coding sequence ATGAAACTAGGGGCATTTTCGATAAGTTTAACTGTAAAAGACATTCAAAAATCAAAGGAGTTTTATGAAAATCTTGGGTTTCAAGATTTGGGCGGTGACATTACGCAAGGTTGGCTGATTTTGAAAAATGAAAGCACCGTAATTGGGCTATTCCAAGGAATGTTTGAAAAGAACATGCTAACCTTTAATCCAGGATGGGATCAAAATGCACAAAATCTCGACTCGTTTGCGGACATTCGAGAGCTTCAAGCAGAACTTAAAGAAAAGGGGATTAAGTTCCTAACAGAAGCAGATGAATCAAGTGAAGGACCAGCAAGCTTTACGATTGAAGATCCAGATGGTAATCCGATTCTAGTGGATCAACACAGATAA
- a CDS encoding S9 family peptidase produces MINFPKPTVEQFFRTYTITNFAVSKDEKRLVFNANLNGKMNLWAMDLPDTYPYLFAHRDESCNFIKFDPENRYVLAGFDKDGDENYQIYGIPSEGGLPEPLITGQASEKYYFGHLSGDGERLYYVTSEENPSFLNTRVRNLKSGTDTLLNSGEGTTTYLAAVSENEEASVYIQMHANTYVIGFVKVGEEKFNLTPDSEQVHVLFEPIFTDNETIYFVTDYDSDDMYLAKFDLKSKAFTKVLAIDGESIQSLKWDKENDAFYLVTIKGVTDVLYRYEIGNDKIEKCALPVDIIEQIDVAESGALYILGRSATIPHNIYHSANGMEWKQLTNNRVLGLNQEDMVEPDIVSYTSFDGMEIEALLFKAKPENDNGHTIFWPHGGPQAAERKMFRSMFQCFLNRGYTIFAPNFRGSTGYGSAFTKLVEQDWGEGPRLDCVAGIEWLFDNEVTDKNKLFLVGGSYGGYMALLLHGRHPDYFKAVVDIFGPSDLFTFVNSVPEHWKPIMERWLGDPERDKERFIKDSPVTYLDGMVKPMLVIQGAKDPRVVKEESDQIVAKLKEKGRDVEYLVLEDEGHGFSKKENEIKVYSMMLAFLEKHQA; encoded by the coding sequence ATGATTAATTTTCCGAAACCGACAGTTGAGCAGTTTTTTCGAACGTACACCATTACAAATTTCGCAGTGAGTAAAGATGAGAAAAGGTTAGTGTTCAATGCCAATTTGAATGGCAAAATGAATTTATGGGCGATGGATTTACCGGATACCTATCCATATTTATTTGCACATCGGGATGAATCTTGCAATTTTATCAAATTCGATCCAGAAAATAGGTATGTACTAGCGGGATTTGATAAGGACGGGGATGAGAACTATCAAATCTATGGGATACCGAGCGAAGGCGGATTACCGGAGCCGTTAATAACGGGACAGGCGTCTGAAAAGTACTATTTTGGTCATTTAAGTGGAGACGGAGAGCGTTTGTACTATGTGACATCTGAAGAGAATCCATCCTTTTTGAACACGCGAGTCCGTAATTTGAAGAGTGGAACAGATACGCTACTAAATAGTGGTGAAGGAACTACTACTTATCTAGCAGCAGTATCCGAGAATGAAGAAGCGTCTGTCTATATACAAATGCATGCAAATACGTATGTCATCGGCTTTGTAAAGGTAGGAGAGGAAAAGTTCAACCTTACACCTGATTCAGAGCAAGTTCATGTGTTATTTGAACCCATCTTCACGGATAATGAGACGATTTATTTCGTAACGGATTACGATAGTGACGATATGTATTTGGCTAAGTTCGATTTGAAATCGAAAGCGTTTACTAAAGTACTAGCCATTGATGGTGAAAGTATTCAATCTCTTAAATGGGATAAAGAAAATGACGCGTTTTACTTAGTCACCATTAAAGGTGTGACAGATGTCTTATATCGATATGAAATTGGAAACGATAAAATTGAAAAATGCGCGTTACCTGTTGATATCATTGAACAAATCGACGTGGCGGAATCGGGAGCTCTATATATTTTGGGAAGAAGTGCGACAATACCCCATAATATCTATCATTCAGCTAACGGCATGGAATGGAAACAATTAACGAATAACCGTGTCTTAGGCTTAAATCAGGAAGATATGGTTGAACCAGATATTGTTTCTTATACATCATTTGATGGCATGGAAATCGAAGCTTTATTATTCAAAGCAAAGCCGGAAAACGATAATGGTCATACGATTTTTTGGCCACATGGCGGACCGCAAGCTGCTGAGCGGAAAATGTTCCGTTCGATGTTCCAATGCTTTCTAAACCGTGGCTACACGATTTTTGCACCGAACTTCCGTGGAAGTACAGGTTATGGTTCGGCTTTCACAAAGCTAGTTGAGCAGGATTGGGGCGAGGGACCGCGCCTCGATTGTGTAGCCGGAATTGAGTGGTTATTCGACAATGAAGTGACCGATAAAAATAAGCTATTCCTTGTCGGCGGTAGCTACGGCGGATATATGGCTTTATTATTGCATGGTAGACATCCCGACTATTTCAAAGCGGTTGTTGATATTTTCGGGCCGTCCGATTTATTCACATTTGTCAATTCAGTGCCCGAGCATTGGAAGCCAATCATGGAACGCTGGCTTGGGGATCCGGAACGTGATAAAGAACGTTTTATCAAAGATTCACCTGTTACGTATTTAGATGGTATGGTGAAACCAATGCTCGTCATTCAAGGAGCAAAAGATCCACGCGTAGTGAAAGAAGAGTCCGATCAAATTGTGGCCAAATTGAAAGAAAAGGGTCGCGATGTCGAGTATCTTGTTTTGGAAGATGAAGGACATGGCTTCTCGAAAAAAGAAAATGAAATTAAAGTATATAGCATGATGCTAGCGTTTTTAGAAAAGCATCAGGCATAG
- a CDS encoding urea transporter, with protein MPQAAPNFYFFKKFYLLIVISLKGFSQVLLVGNAFSGLLILIGITLHSPVLGLMAFLSSIVGTITGKYLGGDRDLIRNGIYGFNAILCGISTILFLHGDKRWFIALFAAALAALSLKMLTKVLDKWNIPVLTIPFVFITWIGLLIAYRVDTLYMDPDFVISSPAMWNLPVEGTPTLLVGMIKGIGEVFVIDSLWTGSLILLALFWTGWRFGLYAIIGTFVSWLTAYFIGADTHSLNLGLYNYNAVLTIIAVSLVFNKNLKKTPYIGIIAAMLTVPVTAGLELLLDPLGLPALTFPFIVCSWLFIALGKVFQSYKYKQTVPVQRLPSRNKQPI; from the coding sequence ATGCCCCAAGCAGCACCAAACTTTTACTTTTTCAAAAAGTTCTATTTACTTATAGTCATTTCATTAAAAGGATTTTCACAGGTTTTATTAGTGGGAAATGCTTTTTCAGGACTTTTAATTCTTATCGGAATTACATTGCACTCCCCTGTTTTAGGTTTAATGGCATTTCTTAGTTCAATCGTGGGAACAATTACAGGAAAATATCTTGGCGGAGATCGGGATTTAATTCGCAATGGGATTTATGGTTTTAATGCTATCCTCTGCGGTATATCCACAATTCTCTTTCTTCACGGGGACAAGCGCTGGTTTATCGCGTTATTTGCCGCTGCTCTTGCCGCATTATCCTTGAAAATGCTGACAAAAGTATTGGATAAGTGGAATATTCCTGTTTTGACCATTCCATTCGTTTTCATCACATGGATTGGGCTTCTTATCGCTTACCGCGTCGATACACTTTATATGGATCCTGACTTTGTCATAAGTTCGCCCGCGATGTGGAATTTGCCCGTTGAAGGGACGCCAACTTTATTAGTCGGAATGATTAAAGGAATTGGTGAAGTTTTCGTCATCGACTCACTTTGGACTGGATCGCTTATTCTGTTGGCATTGTTTTGGACAGGATGGCGATTTGGGCTGTATGCGATTATCGGAACTTTTGTATCGTGGTTAACCGCTTATTTTATCGGGGCTGATACGCATTCATTAAATTTAGGTTTGTATAACTATAATGCCGTTTTGACAATTATTGCTGTTAGTCTAGTCTTCAATAAAAACCTGAAAAAAACGCCGTATATCGGCATTATCGCGGCAATGTTAACAGTTCCCGTAACCGCAGGATTGGAGTTGCTTCTCGACCCCCTTGGACTCCCTGCTTTAACATTCCCGTTTATAGTATGTTCATGGCTATTTATCGCATTGGGGAAGGTTTTCCAGAGCTATAAATATAAACAAACAGTGCCTGTACAACGGTTACCATCAAGAAATAAGCAGCCGATTTGA
- a CDS encoding DUF378 domain-containing protein: MGIIRRIALALVIIGAINWGLIGFFNFDLVAAIFGGQDAALSRLIYALVGISGLVCIGLLLKPDEETAVDRPRFTNANLKTEFGEEPDFTKEKNAEEQKSDPNNHQGPLM; this comes from the coding sequence ATGGGAATCATTCGAAGGATTGCTTTGGCATTAGTTATCATTGGCGCAATTAACTGGGGCTTGATAGGATTTTTCAATTTTGATTTAGTTGCAGCAATTTTTGGTGGGCAAGATGCAGCTCTATCTAGGTTGATTTATGCTCTTGTTGGAATTAGTGGGCTTGTTTGTATAGGTCTTTTACTTAAACCAGACGAAGAAACGGCGGTCGATCGTCCGAGATTTACAAACGCTAATTTAAAAACCGAGTTTGGAGAAGAGCCGGACTTTACCAAAGAAAAGAATGCTGAAGAACAGAAATCAGATCCTAATAACCATCAAGGTCCTTTAATGTAA
- a CDS encoding CBS domain-containing protein has product MSVRNSDRFIFAYNRIEKAMEKISGLSGYMPFSRLIDKTKKDNAVIRKFEDDLRVYANLRNAIVHNRTDADYAIAEPHDDIVELIEYIDRELAKPVTVGQMFRRKVHTLKSTDSLSTGLELIRKQRFNQIPIYRNSEFIGLVTANGITYWLADEYSEGVISGEMPP; this is encoded by the coding sequence GTGAGTGTTCGGAATTCAGACAGATTTATATTTGCTTATAATCGAATTGAGAAAGCAATGGAAAAGATAAGCGGCTTATCCGGTTATATGCCTTTTTCGCGATTAATCGATAAAACCAAGAAGGATAACGCGGTTATTCGTAAATTTGAGGATGATTTACGGGTTTATGCGAATTTGCGGAATGCGATTGTGCATAATCGGACTGATGCTGACTATGCGATTGCTGAACCTCACGATGACATTGTGGAACTGATTGAATATATCGACCGTGAACTCGCGAAACCGGTTACTGTCGGCCAAATGTTTCGAAGAAAAGTTCATACCTTAAAGTCGACGGATTCACTTTCAACGGGTCTAGAATTGATACGTAAACAACGATTCAATCAAATTCCAATCTATAGGAATTCCGAATTCATTGGGCTTGTAACGGCAAACGGGATTACCTACTGGCTGGCTGATGAATATTCGGAAGGCGTTATATCTGGGGAAATGCCACCTTAA